The Tenrec ecaudatus isolate mTenEca1 chromosome 14, mTenEca1.hap1, whole genome shotgun sequence genome contains a region encoding:
- the DMAC2L gene encoding ATP synthase subunit s, mitochondrial — protein MLLGKISRKFCSVKQLPWSSDCRSFWGWLNAVFNKVDHERIRDVGADRAASEWLLRCGAMVRYHGQERWQKDYNNLPTGPLDKYKIQAIDATDSCIMNIGFDHMEGLLHVEKIRLCKCHYIEDDCLERISQLENLRESILEMEIISCGNITDQGVITLRHLRNLKYLLLSDLPGVKEKEKIVQAFQLALPSLNLQLNLK, from the exons ATGCTGCTGGGAAAAATCTCCCGGAAGTTCTGCAGCGTAAAGCAACTCCCGTGGTCATCCGACTGCAGATCCTTCTGGGGCTGGTTAAATGCAGTGTTCAATAA AGTGGATCACGAGCGCATCAGGGACGTGGGCGCAGACAGGGCGGCGTCCGAGTGGCTGCTGCGCTGTGGGGCCATGGTGCGGTATCACGGCCAGGAGCGGTGGCAGAAGGACTACAACAACCTCCCCACTGGCCCTCTGGACAAATACAAGATTCAAGCAATAGATGCCACTGACTCTTGTATCATGAACATTGGATTTGACCACATGG AGGGCCTGCTGCATGTTGAAAAAATAAGACTGTGCAAGTGTCATTATATCGAGGACGACTGTCTGGAGAGGATCAGTCAACTTGAAAACCTACGAGAAAGCATCTTGGAAATGGAGATCATTTCCTGtgggaatatcacagaccagggCGTCATCACGCTGCGTCATTTGAG AAACCTCAAGTATTTGTTGTTAAGTGATCTTCCTggagtaaaagaaaaagaaaaaattgtccaagcctttcagttagcactgcCTTCTCTGAACCTACAATTAAACCTGAAGTAA